The sequence below is a genomic window from Paenibacillus sp. DCT19.
GTTTAGTCGAACGTAGCCATAGATGACGATGATCCATCAAGAAGTCAACACCGTGCTCTTTCGGCGTAATAGGATAGTTCTCCGTGAGATGAATAATTTCAACATTGGTAACGGTCATCTCATAGCCGGAATTGCTGCGAGGCTCTTCACGAATGATACCTGTAACATATAGCGAACTCTCTTGGGTAAGACTCTTCGCTGCATTCCAGATGTCTTCGCTAACTTCACTTTTTACGACAACCCCTTGAATATATCCGGTTCCATCACGCAGTTGCAAAAATTGAATTTTGCCGCTGGAACGTTTGTTGTTAATCCAGGCGCCGATCTTTACGGTTTCGCCTACATGTTCATTCACGTTACGAATTACACACTCCGTGCTCATGCCCATATCTCTCCCTTATTAGCTGAATTTGAAAATGCAGCGGGCAGGCTTAGGCCTGTCCCCTGCACTCCCTTGTCATGCTATATTCACTTTACAATTAGATTACTGAGAATTCAATACGATTCGGTGCGTATCTCTTGCAATTACCAATTCTTCGTTCGTTGGCACAACAAGAACATCGACTTTGGAATTGCTCGTTGTGATGCGGCGTGGTTCGCCAGAACGGATAGCATTCAAAGCTTCGTCCAGTTCAACACCCAGGTACGTGAGCTGCTCACATACTTTTTGGCGCAGAACAACGGAGTTCTCACCTACACCTGCTGTAAAGACGATTACGTCTACACCGTTCATTGCTGCTGCATATGAACCAATGTATTTACGCAGACGGTATTCGTACATCTCGAAAGCCAGTGTGGAGTTAGCATCGCCATTCTCCATACCTTCTGTAATCTCCCGCATGTCGCTGCTGATTCCGGAGATCGCCAGCAAGCCACTGTGCTTGTTCAACATGGAGTTTACTTCGCTTACGCTCAGTTCTTCCTTGTTCATTACGTAAGGTACAATCGCTGGATCGAGGTCACCACTACGTGTTCCCATCATCAATCCTTCGAGCGGAGTCATACCCATGGACGTATCTACAGAAAGACCACCTTTAACTGCTGTTACACTACCACCGTTACCTACGTGACAAGTGATAATTTTCAGATCTTCCAACGGACGATCCAGATATTCTGCTGCTGCTTTACTTACATAATCATGGGAAGTACCGTGCGCTCCGTAGCGACGAACTTTGTATTTTTTGTAAAGTACACGCGGAATGGCATACAGATAAGCTTTCTCAGGCATCGTTTGATGGAATGCTGTATCAAAGACCATAACTTGAGGAACGCCCGGCATATTCAATTCAGCCGCACGAATACCCATCATTGCTGCTGGATTATGAAGCGGCGCGAGGTCGAACAAACGGCGAATCTCAGCTTTGGCTGCATCATCAACTAATGCGGATTCTTTAAATGCTTCACCACCATGAACAACGCGGTGTCCAACTGCTTGAATTTCATTTACGGAACCCAAGACTCCATTTTCTTTGTCTGTCAGCATATCGATAACTTTACGAATTGCAGTAGTATGCTCCAGAATTTCGCTAACTTCCGTCACGTCTTCGCGACCAGTTGGCTTGTGTGTAAGAATGGATGAGTCCATTCCGATCCGCTCTACAAGACCTTTTGCGAGTACGGACTCGTCTGTCATATTATACAATTGATATTTAAGCGAGGAGCTCCCCGCGTTGATTACTAATACTTTCACAGTCTGTCACCATCCTTGTCGTACTTGAAGAATCCTTCGCCCGCTTTGACACCCAAGTGTCCTGCACGTACCATTTTCTTCAGGACAGTCGAAGGACGATATTTCAATTCCCCGAATTCACGGAACATTCTTTCGAGTGCTGCTTCAACGGAATCAAGTCCGAAACGGTCAGCCATCTCAAGTGGACCATGTTGGAAGTTGTATCCAATACGCATTGCGTCATCGATGTCCTCAGCAGAAGCAACACCTTCTTGCAATACATGAAGTGCTTCATTGATCAGAAGGCAGATCAAACGGGATGTAACGAATCCTGGGGATTCATAAATCATAACGCCTTTTTTATCAACCACTTCTTCAACAAAACGTCTAGTCTCATCAAATGTGGAATCAGACGTCTTCAAGCCACGAATAATTTCAACAAGATCAACCCGGGATACCGGGTGAATAAAGTGCATACCAATAACACGCTCTGGGTACTTGGTCGAGCTTGCAAGCTCGGTCAAACTCAGCGTGGATGTATTACTTGCAAGAATAACATTACTTGGGCAAACTTGATCCAGTTGACTAAACACTGCTTTTTTAGCTTCCAGATCTTCCGAAATCGTCTCAATGACCATATCGCAAGAACCCAGCTCCGCCAAATGCGCAACTTTGTTAATACGGGAGAGGATCAGTTTCTTCTCTGCCTTTGTAATTGCCCATTTCTCTAGTTGTTTATCCAAGTTGGTCTCAATCATGTTGTAAGCATGATCAAGCTTCTCCGTTGTATGCTCCACTAGAAGCACATCAAGTCCTTTGGCTGCGAGCATTTGGGAAATACCTTGCCCCATCGTACCGCCGCCGACAACTCCTATTTTTTTAAAAAACATGGTTCTGTTCCATCCTTTCGGTTCTCTATTTCTCTATTGTACCCTGTTCGCCGAAAATTACAAATTTCGACCCAACATATAATAATATCTTAGCACGACTGAAATGTAAAAAAAAATAACCGACATAAATAAATTATGCCGGTAAAAGGGCGCTGTCACGAAATTGACAACGAAATTGCTCCCCAGATAACACTTCTTCTCTCATCAAGGTATCGAGAGAATTGTCGAAAATTGTCCGTTGCTCTTCAAGCAATCGTTTCGTCTGGTTCATAAGCTCCTGCAAAATGACTTTATTCTCTCTCATCAACTCTTCGGTAGTCACCATATCCATATTTACAATACCGAGTGATGTCAGGCCGGAAGCCATCATGGTCTGTACAACATTTGTCGCCTGTTCAAAGTCATTGCGCGATCCCGTACTACGACCACCGTAATACATTTCCTCTGCAGCCGCACCACCAAGGGCAATCATAATCTGCTCTTCCAAGAAACGTTTGGTATATAAATACTGTTCTTGTTGTGGATTGTGACGTACATAACCAAGAGCCTGTCCACGGGGACTGAGCGCCACCTGACTAACACTACCCGGACGAACTAACTCCGCCATAATGGCATGTCCCAATTCGTGAATAGCTACCCGTTTCTTTTCTTCAACAGTGGACTCACGATCGGTCTTCTCACCCATCATAACCTTGTCAATTGCCATCGACAGATGACGCTGTTCGATACTCGACAATCCATCTCTCATCGCGTAAATCGCAGCTTCATTCATCACACTTTCAAGTTGTGCTCCAGAGAACCCATAAGACTCTTCAGCCGTCTTCTCAAGGCTCACATCCGTCGTGAGAGGCTTATTGACCGCGTGCAGTTCCAAGATGTGCTTTCTACCTTTCTTATCAGGCATATCCACCTGAATATGACGGTCAAAACGTCCCGGACGAGTCAATGCACTGTCTAACATTTCTTTACGGTTTGTTGCAGCAATCACTAAGATTCGAGGTGTTTCCGATGAATAGATTCCGTCCATTTCAGTCAGAAGCTGGTTCAACGTTTGGTCGTACTCACGTTGTTGTCCACCTTCACGCTTACCACCAATGACATCAATCTCGTCGATAAAAATAATGGCATTTTCTTTATTTTCTTTCGTTGCACGTGTTCTTGCATCACGGAACAAATCACGAATTCTACCCGCACCGACGCCGACATACATTTCCACAAATTCACTACCTGATGCAGCGACAAACACGGAATCTGTATAGTGAGCGGCAGCTTTGGCCATTAAGGTTTTACCTGTTCCCGGAGGCCCTGTGAGCAAGATACCTTTCAGCGGGCGAATCCCGAATTTTTGAATTTCTTCATGCCGGATAAGGAAATCGAGCGCTTCTCGTAGTTCTTGCTTGGCACTATCCTGACCACCAATTTCTTCAAATGTCAGCTTGGATGGCCCTTTTTTCTTCCGTTTACGCTCCTGACCTGCTCCAACGGTAATACCACCACGCATCTGCATCATGAACAGCAATCCACCGACCAACAATACAGCAAACAAAATTGGGATGATATTTACACCCACAAAAGCAAGAAAGATAATTAGCACTGGAACAAATCCAATTACAACTTCTTTAGTCCACTTAGGCATTTGGCCACACTCCTATCTGTCCTGGCACACGTGGTAGAATAATAAACTTGCTTGCGTCTCCATCTCGGAGACTGACGTATACGTTGTTATCATCCATAGCGGTATTTACTTTAATTCCATTGGTAGCCATCTTAGATAGCGTTGGTGTGATCTCGGTATATTGTTTGTTTTCCATCGCTTGAGCCACGGTAAACATTGCATCGCCCCACCAGTTTTCCAAAGCCTCGTTAGAGTGATCGATGACATCGAGTTTAAGAGCGCGATTGCCAATAAGGGTCTGTCCTTCTTTGTGAATATATTGAACTAATCTCCCCAAATCAACGTCTGGCTCAAGATCAAGTTTCATTTGTACGCTATTGCGGTTAATAGTTAACTGAACATCATTGACTCCATCATACTGGGTAATCATTTTTTCGATCGGATTCTGCATGGCCACTTGGCGATACACAAACCAACCTCCAAACAACAGGACGGCAGAAATGACGACAGTTAAAGCAATCGGTAATACTTTTAGCTTCAAATGAGTTTCCCTCCCAAATTTGGCCTATACTATAGCCTGTAGGCGTCAATAAATTTGCAACCAAAGTCCTGTGTCGTAATTAAACAGGATTTATTTGTTTTGTTTATTCATCATGTAATGTTGAATACATATCTGAGTATATCACATCGTATATACAATTTCGAAGGCTAAAATATGAATAAATTATTAATTTTAACTATTCAAATCCAATAGAATGACAAAAACACCAAAGAACCGGTGCAGTATAATACCATCCGCCGGAACATTGGTGTTTTATTGTATGATACGATTTAAAATCTCTACTCATAACTTTAGAGTAATATGCTCTCCTACTATGGCTTAGCTATTTGGTAATGTGTAGACTAAATCTACCTGTTCCCCATTGCTAAACCGATAGAAACGATAATAATTGTGGGTAGCATCATTATAATATACTTGCCATACATAGATTCCGTTTACGACACCAGGCATAATGCGCTTAATTTCTCCACCTGGTACCTCCGAGCTAAATCGATTGCGAATCTGGGTTTCAGACATGCCATTCTGAATCAGTTCACTGTGAACTGCATCAGAGCCTGTTACCGGCTTGTTTGTATTATCAAATTTCACCCATACAAGAACATCCTGGTTGTCCTTATTTTTACCTACAAAGGTCCAATAGATGTTGTCAGCGTCCTCTTTACCGCCCCAGACATACTTCCGAATGTCCTGAGTGAACGTAATGTCTTGCTGCTGTGCAGCTTCAATAGCCATAGCTTCTTCATTGCGCTGATCCTGAGTGACATAGACATAATAACGTTGAAGTCCAAACAGGAGCAGAACCAGAACCAGCAACGATATCCAGATCCACTTCTTTTTTCTCTTCAAAAGCCGAACTTCCTTTCCTCTAAGACGCTGCATGATTAACGAGCAAGCAGACCATCAAATGCCGATTGAGATTCACGCAAGATGCGCTCTTCGTCCATCGTGAGACATTCGCCATGTTTAACTACCTGTTTACCATCCACCCACACATGCTCCACGTCTTTTGCTGAAGCCGAATAAATGGCATGGGAGATTAGATCTGTATGCGGATAGAAATGAGCCTGTTCAATGTTGAGGGCGATAAAATCGGCCTTCATCCCTACTTCTAATAGACCCGTGTCATCTAAGAAAATAGACTTAGCGCCGTAAGCTGTCCCTAACAAAAGAGCTTCTCCAGCGGGTACAGCGGTTGGATCACCCGATACTCCTTTATGAATAAGTGCTGCCAGTCTCATCTCTTCAAACATATCCAGGTTGTTGTTGCTTGCAGGGCCATCCGTTCCCAAGGATACCATCACACCGGCTTTTAGAAGATCCGGTACACGAGCGACACCCGAAGCAAGCTTCAAGTTACTACCCGGATTATGGGAGACTGCAACATGATTTCGAGCCAAAATTTCAATTTCCTCGTCATTCAAATGTACGGCATGAGCTACGAGGGAAGGACGGGAGAAGAATCCCAGTTTCTCCAGATGAGCTACAGGACGAAGTCCATAATCCGTTACATTTTGCTCCACTTCTCGGATCGTTTCTGACATGTGTGTATGCAGAGGCAGATTCAAGTCGTGTGCAACTTGTACAAGCTTCTCTATGTAATCTGGCGGACAAGTGTACGGAGCGTGTGGGGAGATTACCGTGGTGATGCGGCCATCCGCTTGTCCATGCCATTCACGGGCAAATGCAGCCGACTCTTCCAACTTACGCATCTGCTCTTCTTCTGAACACAGGCCAATAACACCACGAGCTAGGGAAGCACGAATCCCGGATTGTTCTACCACTTTAGCCACTTGATCCATATGATCATACATATCGAGGAAAGCCGTCGTTCCGCCTTTGAGCATTTCTAATACGGACAGGGATGATCCCCAGTACACATCTTCAGCTGTCATTTTCGCTTCCATAGGCCACATTTTTTCTTGCAGCCATACTTGCAGAGCTAGATCATCGCCGTGCCCTCTAAGCAAAGACATTGCTGCATGACCATGCGTATTGATCAGACCCGGTAGGAAAAGAAGTCCTTTTCCATCCACTTTAGGCAGGTTCTCGTCCCCTTCCGGCAACGTCTCACCAATATGCACAATCTTATCATTTTCCACAACCATATAGCCTTGAACGACTTTCCAGTCCAAACCACTGTTTACGGCAAATTTGCCGTTATGAATAACCCATTTATTTGTTGTCATCTTCCTCGTCGTCCTTTCCATTCTCCAGGTAATAAGCTAGGCTGAGCAGATCCGTCGTAAAATCAGCATGATGAATGCGAATATGCGGCGGCGTTTTCAAAATCGTTGGTGCAAAATTAAGTATAGCCTCGATACCCGATTCAACCAGTTGATCAGCTACATTTTGAGCTTCTGTATCTGGAACTGTAATGATGCCGATTCGAATATTATCCTTTTGGACAGAATCTGATAATTCATTCATCGGTTGCACTTTCAGGCTATTAATCTGAGTACCGATTTTGGGTTCGTATGCATCAAACACGGCAACGATCTTCATGTTGTCTTTTAAGTAAGCATTGTAATTGGACAAGGCGTGCCCAAGGTTACCCGCACCCACCAATGCCACGTTGATTTGCTGATCAATCTTCAGAATATGGCGAATCTTCTCGATTAAGTAGGAAACGTCGTAACCAATGCCTTTGCGACCAAAATCACCAAAGTAGGCTAGATCCTTCCGAATCTGAGCTGGATTAAGATCCAAGCGCAGTCCTAGTTCTTGAGAAGAAACCGTAGTAACCTCGCGTTGACTCAATTCACTCAAATAGCGCAAGTAAACTGGCAAACGCCGCACTACCGCTTCTGATATTTTATCTGATTTCATTCGTTTACTCCCCTTTACCAATGTGACCCTGTAAATAGATTAAATAGGAGGCATCCTCGTATCCATACATGACGGTTTACCTGGACAGGATGCCTCAATGATATACATGATGATAGCGGTAACCTTTGTTCCTCAATGATTGAATCTAATAAATTTTACAACTAATTGCATTCATGGTGCAATGCTTGTGCGTATAGCACTGCTTCCGAAGCTTATTCAGTAGGTTGGTCTAACCACTCACGAATTCGTGGAACCATCTGTTCGGTGAGCATATGCTCCATTTTGGGACCTGGTAATGAATATAAGAAATACTTACCATAATACGCTTCAATGACTCGTGTATCGTATACAATGACGATGCCTCTGTCCTTCGCTGTGCGTACAAGTCTTCCGAACCCCTGCTTGAAACGAATAACAGCCTGTGGCACAGATAATTTCATAAATGGATTTTTCTTTTGTTGTTGCAACAGCTCGCTTTTCGCTTCCAGAAGTGGATGATTCGGCGGCTGGAACGGCAATCTAACAATAGCTAGACAGGTGAGTGCATCCCCTGGAATATCTACACCTTCCCAGAAACTGCTCGTACCCAAAAGCACAGTTGCCTTCGCGTCTTGGAAGCGGCGTGTGAGCTTCGAACGACTACCACTATCCACCCCTTGACCGAGCAGCGAGATATCGTTGCCAGCCAAGGCCTCCTTCAGCGGATCATACACTTGTCTCAACATCCGATACGACGTGAAGAGTACCATCATCCGTCCACGCGTCGCAATGGCAGTTTCAGCTAGTGAATGCACCAACATATCAACAAAGTGTGCATCCCTACGCTGCCTTTTACACTTGGGAAATCACGCGGAATGACAAGCAATGCCTGATCCCGATAACGGAACGGGGACGGCAGCAAGGACGTAAGCAGGCGGTTATGGTCTGCTGCTTCCTGCAGTCCTAATTGCTCAATCATAAATTGGAATGACTTATCTACAGAAAGGGTAGCTGAAGTCAGAACGACGCTTTTCTTTTTGTCAAAAAATAATTCCTTCAGTTGTGCGCTGACATCTACAGGAACCGCATAGAGCTGTAGCGATTTACTTCGGAATTGCCCACTTGCTTCCATCCAATAGACGGTGTTGGCATCATCCATTCGCATGAAGAAGCGTAGATTTTCTTTGAGTAAGGCCAGATCTTTCAGAAGACCTGTAATATCCGTAATCAAGCTATCGGCTTGATAGTCATCTTGTTCTTCCTTGATCTCAAGTAACAGCTTATCGCCCTTGCGAATTAAGTCACCTAACGTTACGTATATTTGATTTTCATCCTCTTGTAGCGCCTTCCACTTATCTGGCTTCATTGACGGCTTCAATCGAAGAGAGAATTGGCTCGTCTCCCCTGGAGAAGCATCAGTGCGCTCAGGAAGAAGATTAAATAAAGACTCGCTCAATCTGTCCCACATGTCCTTGACTTCAACCGCAAGCGGGAACATCTGATCGATAGCTGAGCCCCATTGTACTGATTTTTCATGGCTTGATAGCTGGGAGCGAAGCATAGGTAATTGGCCATTACGGCTATCTTTAAACAGACGTGTGAGCGTATGAACCATCGTGAAATATTTCATATGCAAGCCTAAATGTTTGCCTGCTACATCCTCCAGATGATGAGCCTCATCAATAACAAGACTTTCATACGCAGGAAGAAGTTGATGACTTGCTTTCACATCGGTAAACAATTTGGAGTGATTTGTGATTACAATATCTGACAATCCTGCTTCATGCTTCGCCCGGTGATAGAAACATTTGCGGAACCAAGGACAAGATCGTCCAAGACAGGACTCAGATTCGCTCTGCACCGTCTCCCAGAAGTCCCCACCACGCGCACTCAGGTTCAATTCCTCATCGTCACCTGTCTCTGTCTGTGCAAGCCAAACAATCATCTGTGCTGCAGTGAAATAGTCCTCTTTGGGTGTAGCAAATTCACGTTTGTTGATTTTGTGCTCGAATTTGCGCAGGCACAAATAATGCCCCCGCCCTTTAAATACAGCGGCTTTGAACGGAAACGGCACAACTTCAGTAAGCATCGGTATATCTCGTTCTCTGAGCTGTTCCTGTAGGTTAATGGTATGTGTGCTTACCATTACTTTCTGTTCTTGCTTCACACTTTCATAAATGGCTGGCAGCAGATAACCCAGAGACTTCCCTGTCCCTGTACCTGCTTCAATAAGCAGATGCTTCTCTTCATCAAGAGCCTGCCTCACACTACTGAACATTTGAGTCTGTGCTTCACGTTCCTCATAATGATCTAACGTATCTCTGAGATTGCTTCGAACCTGATCCATGAATTGCTCAAAACTGACACCATCCAGCGGATTACCCTCCAGCTCATTGCGGGGTGCACCAATGTCCATCCAATCACTCACATTAAGCGCTAATTGGCGATAATAGGTGTGTCCATCGAGATCCTGAATAGGCTCAGCTTCCTTCTCACTTCGCATGCCATCCAGATACCAACCAAAATCACTATCCTCGGGTGCAAACAAGTCAGACAACCGCTGAATCGTAATAAGTGGCAGTTCCCGCAGCTCATCCAAGCATTTCAGTAGTACATGTGCGGTAGCTAACGCGTCGCTGTCCGCCTGATGAGGACGGTCATGCTCAAATCCGAATTCAGCCGATACATATCCTAACTGGTAGGAGCTAAGTGAAGGAAATGAGATTTTGAGAAAATCAATGGTATCCAAAATTCGTCCTGTGAATGGCAAATATCCACAACGGTCTAGTGCATTTTGAAGAAAATGAAAATCAAATGCGACGTTATGACCAACCAGAACAACATCGTTCAACAGTGGAACCATCTCCATCATCATCTCTTCCAATGAAGGAGCGTTCGCAACATCTTCTTCGGTAATACCAGTTAATCCCGTAATAAACGGTGGAATTGGTACACCCGGATTCACATAAGAACTATATATTTGAGATATGCTGTAGTCATGATCTATGATGGCAAGTCCGGCCTGTATAATTTCACCGTCGGACTGCGTGCCGGTTGTTTCGAAATCCAATACGGCAAATTTCATTGCAATGTACGATCCCTTCCATTCCAGTCTATGTTACAGCATAGCAAAAAAAAGGACGTTTGAAAATTAACTGACAAAAAAAGGCGGTGCCTCCTCCGTAATTTCCTGAGGAAGAAACACCGTCTTCACGCTGGGTACTCCATTTCGATTCAAATGCAGTTAACCAATTCCGAATTGCAATTGTCCTTTATTTTGCCTGCAAGCTTCCATATTATACAGTGGTTCGGTCAACGTCGGGTCATGCTGAAGCGCCTGGGCAAACAATGAGCATGCTCCTTGTGGATTGGCAAGCTTGGCTTCAATACATCCAAGGGCATTACAGACCAGCCCCTTCAGACGCGGTGATCCCTTAAGTCGCAAGATTCGATGTAAGTGTGCTAATGCCTCTGTGTTCTGTTCCAAATTGAGATGAGCAAGCGCCAGATAATAACGAGTCAATGCACTATCTGGATAGTCGGCTACAATTCGTGAAAATTGGATAATGGCTTGCGGGTACATTTGCAATTTGAAATAGCCTTGACCTCGGCTAAAGCACTCCAAATGAAGTTCAGGCAGTGCCGTAACGGCCTCCTGTTCCGGTTCAAGGGAAGCAGGTTTGACCAGCTCCTGTTCACGCACCTGACTCATTTTCTCTTCAAACATCAGCCACTCATCAATCATGCCGTCACTCATCCGCTTGAGCAAGTTCCACTTTTGCAGCAATTCCTGTTTGTTCAGGCCTTCAGCCGAAGGGTAGCGCTTGATAATTTCATCTAACATGTCGTTCATTTCTGCGAAAACATGCTGGAACATCGATGCATCCCCACCCTTGAAAAAATGAATTAGTGCAGTGACCTGTACTCATTTTTTGCTGGATGCACCGATTTCATTCCCCTTACCAGTCGATTACATAATCGTTGCGTGGATCTCTTGCTTCGAGGTTTGAACAGGCTTATTATGCTCATCTACAAATACAACGGTTGGTTTGTGAGCATTAGCCTCCTCCTGAGACATCATCGCATATGAAATAATAATAACGTTATCACCAGGCTGAACCAATCGGGCAGCCGCTCCATTGAGACAGATCACTCCGCTGCCACGCGGGCCAGGAATGACGTACGTTTCTAAGCGTGCTCCATTGTTATTATTTACAATTTGGACTTTTTCGTTTTCCATCAAGTCGGATGTTTCCATCAGATCCTCGTCAATGGTTATGCTACCCACATAATTCAAATTGGCTTCTGTGACGGTAGCGCGGTGAATTTTAGATTTCATCAATGTTCTAAACATGAGACAGCACCTCCGATTTGTGCAATTTTATATTATCGATCAATCTTGTTTTGCCAAATTTAACAGCGAGGGCAATTAAAACATCCTCACGTCCATATACTGTTTCATGATCAGCTAAAGGCTGTAAACTTGGAAAAGCTTGAATTTCGGCATAATCAATGACCGCCAGTGGTGATGCCTGAATTACCTTACGCAACATCACGCGAATGTCTGCTGCAGTTGCCGAAGGACTTGTATCTATAGTCTCCTGAGCTGATCGTAGTGCCTGAGACAGTACGAGTGCCTGCTCACGCTGTTCTGAGCTTAGATAGACATTCCTTGAGCTAAGAGCCAAACCGTCGCTTTCACGCACGATTGGGCAAGGTACGATCTCCACAGCCATGTTCAGATCATTGACCATCTGCTGAATGACCGCCACCTGCTGCGCATCCTTCATGCCAAAAATGCACGCTGTGGTTGTACGATATTAAATAACTTGGATACCACTGTTGTGACCCCATCAAAGTGCCCTGGGCGGGAAGCTCCGCACAAACGATCTGTTAATTGCGAAACAGACACTGTTGTCTGTGTAGGTTCTGGATACATCTCGTTCACAGAGGGAATAAATACAATATCCACCCCTTGCAATCTTGCTGTCTCCACATCTCTAGCTTCATCACGAGGATAGCTGTCAAAGTCTTCATTTGGCCCGAACTGAATTGGGTTCACAAAGATACTCAGTACGACGATATCGCTCTGTTCCTTCGCTGCTCGCATCAGGCTTGCATGTCCTTCATGGAGATAACCCATCGTAGGAACAAAGCCAACTGCGGCTTCACCCTTACCCATGCTTTGACGTAATCTGCTAATTTCCTGTCTGACTTCCGTTATTGTGCGGATTAC
It includes:
- a CDS encoding acetate kinase; this translates as MKVLVINAGSSSLKYQLYNMTDESVLAKGLVERIGMDSSILTHKPTGREDVTEVSEILEHTTAIRKVIDMLTDKENGVLGSVNEIQAVGHRVVHGGEAFKESALVDDAAKAEIRRLFDLAPLHNPAAMMGIRAAELNMPGVPQVMVFDTAFHQTMPEKAYLYAIPRVLYKKYKVRRYGAHGTSHDYVSKAAAEYLDRPLEDLKIITCHVGNGGSVTAVKGGLSVDTSMGMTPLEGLMMGTRSGDLDPAIVPYVMNKEELSVSEVNSMLNKHSGLLAISGISSDMREITEGMENGDANSTLAFEMYEYRLRKYIGSYAAAMNGVDVIVFTAGVGENSVVLRQKVCEQLTYLGVELDEALNAIRSGEPRRITTSNSKVDVLVVPTNEELVIARDTHRIVLNSQ
- a CDS encoding 3-hydroxyacyl-CoA dehydrogenase family protein — protein: MFFKKIGVVGGGTMGQGISQMLAAKGLDVLLVEHTTEKLDHAYNMIETNLDKQLEKWAITKAEKKLILSRINKVAHLAELGSCDMVIETISEDLEAKKAVFSQLDQVCPSNVILASNTSTLSLTELASSTKYPERVIGMHFIHPVSRVDLVEIIRGLKTSDSTFDETRRFVEEVVDKKGVMIYESPGFVTSRLICLLINEALHVLQEGVASAEDIDDAMRIGYNFQHGPLEMADRFGLDSVEAALERMFREFGELKYRPSTVLKKMVRAGHLGVKAGEGFFKYDKDGDRL
- a CDS encoding AAA family ATPase yields the protein MPKWTKEVVIGFVPVLIIFLAFVGVNIIPILFAVLLVGGLLFMMQMRGGITVGAGQERKRKKKGPSKLTFEEIGGQDSAKQELREALDFLIRHEEIQKFGIRPLKGILLTGPPGTGKTLMAKAAAHYTDSVFVAASGSEFVEMYVGVGAGRIRDLFRDARTRATKENKENAIIFIDEIDVIGGKREGGQQREYDQTLNQLLTEMDGIYSSETPRILVIAATNRKEMLDSALTRPGRFDRHIQVDMPDKKGRKHILELHAVNKPLTTDVSLEKTAEESYGFSGAQLESVMNEAAIYAMRDGLSSIEQRHLSMAIDKVMMGEKTDRESTVEEKKRVAIHELGHAIMAELVRPGSVSQVALSPRGQALGYVRHNPQQEQYLYTKRFLEEQIMIALGGAAAEEMYYGGRSTGSRNDFEQATNVVQTMMASGLTSLGIVNMDMVTTEELMRENKVILQELMNQTKRLLEEQRTIFDNSLDTLMREEVLSGEQFRCQFRDSALLPA
- a CDS encoding amidohydrolase; the protein is MTTNKWVIHNGKFAVNSGLDWKVVQGYMVVENDKIVHIGETLPEGDENLPKVDGKGLLFLPGLINTHGHAAMSLLRGHGDDLALQVWLQEKMWPMEAKMTAEDVYWGSSLSVLEMLKGGTTAFLDMYDHMDQVAKVVEQSGIRASLARGVIGLCSEEEQMRKLEESAAFAREWHGQADGRITTVISPHAPYTCPPDYIEKLVQVAHDLNLPLHTHMSETIREVEQNVTDYGLRPVAHLEKLGFFSRPSLVAHAVHLNDEEIEILARNHVAVSHNPGSNLKLASGVARVPDLLKAGVMVSLGTDGPASNNNLDMFEEMRLAALIHKGVSGDPTAVPAGEALLLGTAYGAKSIFLDDTGLLEVGMKADFIALNIEQAHFYPHTDLISHAIYSASAKDVEHVWVDGKQVVKHGECLTMDEERILRESQSAFDGLLAR
- a CDS encoding redox-sensing transcriptional repressor Rex: MKSDKISEAVVRRLPVYLRYLSELSQREVTTVSSQELGLRLDLNPAQIRKDLAYFGDFGRKGIGYDVSYLIEKIRHILKIDQQINVALVGAGNLGHALSNYNAYLKDNMKIVAVFDAYEPKIGTQINSLKVQPMNELSDSVQKDNIRIGIITVPDTEAQNVADQLVESGIEAILNFAPTILKTPPHIRIHHADFTTDLLSLAYYLENGKDDEEDDNK
- a CDS encoding tetratricopeptide repeat protein; this translates as MFQHVFAEMNDMLDEIIKRYPSAEGLNKQELLQKWNLLKRMSDGMIDEWLMFEEKMSQVREQELVKPASLEPEQEAVTALPELHLECFSRGQGYFKLQMYPQAIIQFSRIVADYPDSALTRYYLALAHLNLEQNTEALAHLHRILRLKGSPRLKGLVCNALGCIEAKLANPQGACSLFAQALQHDPTLTEPLYNMEACRQNKGQLQFGIG
- the panD gene encoding aspartate 1-decarboxylase, producing the protein MFRTLMKSKIHRATVTEANLNYVGSITIDEDLMETSDLMENEKVQIVNNNNGARLETYVIPGPRGSGVICLNGAAARLVQPGDNVIIISYAMMSQEEANAHKPTVVFVDEHNKPVQTSKQEIHATIM